In Mus caroli unplaced genomic scaffold, CAROLI_EIJ_v1.1 scaffold_16222_1, whole genome shotgun sequence, one genomic interval encodes:
- the LOC110288852 gene encoding olfactory receptor 50-like, with the protein MRTDNESTVSEFILLGLPIRAEDQGMYSALFLAMYLTTVLGNLLIILLIRLDSHLHTPMYFFLSHLAFTDISFSSVTAPKMLVNMLTHSQKISYTGCVSQVYFFAIFADLDSFLLTSMAYDMYVAICHPLHYSQTMSQTLCILLVFVSWALSIANALVHTLLLAHLSHFRDNTIPHYFCDLSALLKLSRSDTTINELVILILGNVVITLPFICVLVSYGHIGVTILKTPSIKGICKALSTCGSHLCVVSLYYGAIIGLYFVPSSNNTNDKDAIVAVMYTVVTPMLNPFIYSLRNRDMKGALRNILGRRLCS; encoded by the coding sequence ATGAGGACAGATAATGAGAGCACTGTGTCTGAGTTCATCCTCCTGGGGCTCCCCATTCGAGCAGAGGATCAAGGCATGTACTCTGCCCTGTTCCTGGCCATGTACCTGACAACTGTTCTGGGGAACCTGCTCATCATCCTACTCATCAGGCTGGATTCTCACctccacactcccatgtacttcttcctcagccactTGGCCTTCACAGACATCTCTTTCTCATCGGTCACAGCTCCAAAGATGCTCGTGAATATGCTGACACACAGTCAGAAAATCTCATATACTGGGTGTGTTTCCCAGGTATATTTTTTTGCTATATTTGCTGATCTTGATAGCTTTCTTCTTACATCAATGGCCTATGACATGTATGTGGCCATCTGCCACCCTCTGCACTATTCACAAACTATGAGTCAGACACTCTGTATTCTTCTAGTATTTGTATCCTGGGCCTTATCCATTGCCAATGCCCTTGTGCACACCCTTCTCTTGGCTCACCTATCTCACTTTAGAGACAATACCATTCCCCACTACTTCTGTGACCTCTCTGCCTTGTTGAAGCTGTCCAGATCAGACACCACCATCAATGAATTGGTTATTCTTATCTTAGGCAATGTGGTCATTACCCTGCCATTTATATGCGTTCTGGTCTCTTATGGCCACATTGGAGTCACCATTCTGAAGACTCCCTCCATCAAGGGAATCTGCAAAGCCTTGTCCACATGTGGCTCTCACCTTTGTGTAGTTTCCTTGTACTATGGAGCCATCATTGGACTATATTTTGTTCCCTCATCTAATAACACTAATGACAAGGATGCCATTGTGGCTGTGATGTACACTGTGGTCACACCCATGCTGAATCCCTTTATTTATAGTCTGAGGAATCGGGATATGAAAGGAGCACTGAGAAATATCCTTGGTAGGAGACTGTGTTCATAA